The Setaria viridis chromosome 9, Setaria_viridis_v4.0, whole genome shotgun sequence sequence AGCAGCTACCAAAAGAACTGCCTTTCGCCAGCTTCTTGATAAGGGCACGAGATCAACACATCCAGAATGCCTATCAGCGAGTCATCAGTGAAGCTTGTGCCCGTGCCTCAGTAGTACAACCAGATTGGGTTTCACAATATGTATCACTGGATCGTTGCATATGTTTCTTGTTTCATTTTCATTAGATTGCTCTCTATGTCTCTTAATACAGGTCTGTATCTGCACGAGAAGGCAATGATTCAATTTCACCTAGCATAAACAAAGTGGGCTTAGAGGCAGATAAGCAAGCGCAGTTGCCAGTATACTTACAGGCGTGTGAGGTTATTCTGTGCTTGGACTGCTTTTCGAAGCTCAGCTGAAAGTTTCATTATCTCTGCCGACAACCCCTCAGATCTACTCTGTTCTTTTATAAGCTGATCCTACAGGAAGGAAAGCATGCATGTTACAGTACACCAATGACAATTTTAGTTAGAATTGACCATAACTTGTAATCTGAACCCAAAAAGTAGCTCCAGCTATTAACCTTTAGAGAAAGATTCTCAGTGACCAATTCTGGTGGGTTAGAGATGCTGTTGTCATTTTGCCAGTCTGATTGGGTATTGATATTGCTTACTTTCAACAGGCTAGCTTGCTCAAGTCTTAGTTTATCCAAGTGAGAACGAAGCTCTTCATTTTGCTTCAAACAATCTCTAACCTGAAATTTTCAGTTAAGAGGCAGGTTTCTTCGGCAAAGGGTTGCATAACATATCTATGCAGGAAATGACCAAGAGACCCAGAGCACACCTGGTTTTCCCACTGTACTGTAACAGCTATGGCTTCTTGATAAGAAGTAGACAAGGCTGAGTTCTCCTCAAACAGATTTTCTATTTCTGTTGATTGAGAATCAATCTATCCAACACAGTAAAAAATAATCACCATTTATAGGACTTGCATAATTAAAAAAGAAAGTAAAACGGCATCAAGCACCTCCATTAGCAGTTTTTGACGACTTCCCTCTAGCCTCTCAACCATCAAAGCCATGTCATGCAACTGGTTTTCAAGTTTTTCCCTATCTTGCTGTCATAATGAAAATTGAGTCAGTTACTAGGTACAGTTTGCAGAATAGCTTAGCGCAGCTAGAAAAAAATACCATGAACAGACAACGCTACAGGTGCAAGTAGTTAGATACATTACCATTGAAAATGCCTTGCGCGCAGCAAACTCAGAAGCGTCCTCTGCATGGAAGGAAAATATTTAATTCAAGGCTCATGCAAATATTTTTGGATCCCGAGGATCCTCAGCAAGCATGATTAGTTTTGGATCTCACAAGATAAGAACTACCTAGCACGTAGCTTAAATACCACTAGAGTATGGACAGTGTGGAGTAAGCAAAGAGACTGCAGATTGATAAATATGGAAGAGCACCTATGCCGATAAGTAGAGTTACATGTTTACTTATGGTTACATGGACTGTTCTGCTTCCTCATATCATAAAGATATGTATCCTCCATACCTGTAGCTTTCTTTGTCAAAACagcaatttggtcttccaactGTTGCTTTTCAGCCTCAAGAGAAGCAATGCGGGATTGCTCTTCAGCCAGTTTTTCTAGCTCTTGTTGCCTCAGCTGGGACTCTTCAGCTAATTTTTGTTGCTCCTGTTGCCTTAGCAGTGACTCTTGCTGTGTTGCATTTTAGATGTAAAGATTAGGGAAAGAGTGAAACAGTATAAAACCCAAGCAAATATTTTAATAAACCAACCTTTAGCTGTGCCTGTAAATCTTGTATCTCCTTTTCCATGGCACGAGATTCCTCACTCGATGTTCCTACTGGAAATCCACTGTAAGAGTTGGCCATAACTTGCTGCTGCAAGGTATTTAGCTGtgctctcaaggaggctgagtCTTCTTCTGCCTGTGCATTTTAACTTTTCAAGATTAGCAAAATGATGATACTGCTAAAAAGAAACAGCTTTTAATAAATACCCTATACTGctcctcttctgcttccttCAGCCGTTTCTTCATGCTTCTGAGTTGAGCTAGAGCATCCTCCTACTTAGCATACCAGGCCAAAGACATAATGAGAATTCCGCATGCATAAT is a genomic window containing:
- the LOC117837229 gene encoding uncharacterized protein — protein: MEAHHASRGRRTLEEIRQKRAAERMQHAPPTAAVSLVEPYGNQRAGAELLARVQELENGNAELERENKMLLSKIAEKEVEKDALVNRLNDLERNVVPSLRKTLNDITLEKDAAVVAKEDALAQLRSMKKRLKEAEEEQYRAEEDSASLRAQLNTLQQQVMANSYSGFPVGTSSEESRAMEKEIQDLQAQLKQESLLRQQEQQKLAEESQLRQQELEKLAEEQSRIASLEAEKQQLEDQIAVLTKKATEDASEFAARKAFSMQDREKLENQLHDMALMVERLEGSRQKLLMEIDSQSTEIENLFEENSALSTSYQEAIAVTVQWENQVRDCLKQNEELRSHLDKLRLEQASLLKVSNINTQSDWQNDNSISNPPELVTENLSLKDQLIKEQSRSEGLSAEIMKLSAELRKAVQAQNNLTRLYRPVLRDIESNLMKMKQETYATIQ